One Candidatus Methylomirabilota bacterium genomic window, TGGGGGGAGGCAGGACGGTCGTCACCCTCAGGCTCCTGCGAAGGCGACGTCCTGGGGACAGACAGGGCCTCCCGGAGCTTTTCGTCGGCCAAGCGTGTCTCCTCGAAGACGCGGGCGAAGAGAGTATTCTGGTCTGGATGCAGGGGCTTGTAGCGGTTCGCCGCCTCCTCCAGCTGAGCAAACAGCTCTGCGGGCCGGTACTCGCCTGAGCGGGCGTATTGAGCGAGGGCCCTCTGCCGCTGCTCTAGATACTCCGCCAACGCCTCGTATTCGGAGGTAAGGGCTGGTTCTCGGAGGGAGTCGACGATCTTCTGCTGTTCCGAGAGGTTCTGGAGGAAAGCATCCAACCTCTGCTCAAGATCCTGGTAGATCATTTCGATGGCTTGCCGCTCGCCCTCCAGATACGCAAGAAGCGGTTGGGGCTGCTCTTCGATGTATCGATTCGCCTTCTCCAGGAGCCCCCTTTGACTGGCGAGCACCTCTTCAAAGGCCTCGAACTGGTCCCGGAGCCCCGAATCAAGATGGGCCGTCACTCGGCCCAGGTGCTGTGTCTCATCGTGAATGTACCGTCGCAAGGGGACGAGCCGCTTCTCGAGGTGCTTCATGGCCTGATCGTTGTGCCGTCGCTGCTCGTCCATATGGCGCTGAAACGGGGCGGCTCGTTCTTGCAAATAGTGTTTCAGCTGGTCAAGCACCCGCTGTTGCGCCTCGAGCCCCTGAGAGATCTTCTGGAGTGCGGGTGAGGAAGACCACCAGCTGCTCGCCTCCTCACAAGCGGCGTCTCCCTGTAAGTCCGCGGCCCATCCGTCGAGTGTTGATTTTAAATTGGTGAATCTCATCCGCACATCTCCTTTCTTGCAGCAGTTACCCCTCACGGCTAGGTTTTCGCGTCTGGCTTCCCGCCGAGCAAAAGATATGCCAACTGCCGGCACTGCTATTGCGATTGGGGTTTCTGCCGTTTCTTACCCGCTAGGGGATGGCGATTGCTGGCGAATTGCCCGAAGGTGGAACTCAGAAGGCAACGTTCAGGAAAGGTGCGGAAGGGGCTGCTCACCAACGAGGAGGTGTTGGAGGAGATCAAGGCGGTACGGCGGGAGATGGAGGGGGGGCCGAGGAGTTAGACTGGAAGGGCGTTGTGGACTACGAACGCGATTTCCGCTGCCGGGCCGATTCCTTCGCGTGAAACTTCCAAATCTCTTCCTGTTCCTGGGATGTCAGGCGGGAGAACTCCACCCCGATGCCGCTCTGGTCCGCGTACTTCACCGTACAGACAATTCGGGTCGGACGGTTGCTAAGGGGGCGGCGGAAACGGAGGACCAGCTCGGCCCCGGGCGGGACCGGCTCCTGCGTAGTGAGGAGCGCCCCTTTAGTGCCGAGCTTGGTGATCCGGCCCTCCTGGGGGCGGCCGCCTTTGAGTTCATACTCCATCGGGAGGTCGCAGGGAATACGGGGCGAGCGTCGCGTATCAGTCGGGTTATTCATGGTGACGGCGGAAGGGAGGAAACCGGCGAGGAGGAAGCCTCCCCGCGAAGCCGATCGACGACAGCGCCGATCAAGGCATCCTCTGAGGGATTGACTTCGAGGAACTTCACTCCCATGCCCGTGACAGTACTCGGCCCGCTTGCCTCCCCGCGCATCCAGGCCACTTCGGCAGGGATCAGCAGCATGTGGGAAGTCTCGTGCAGCTCAAAACAGAGCAAGGTCACAACCCCTGGTGTGGGGGAATCATCCATGGTGGTGATAAACATCCCGCCCCGGCTCAGATTCAGGCACGTGCCATGTCGCACCTTTCCTGCCCCGGTGAACTCCACATTGATCTGGACTCGGACTCGGGGATGGGCCTGGTGGTTGGCGT contains:
- a CDS encoding PilZ domain-containing protein → MRFTNLKSTLDGWAADLQGDAACEEASSWWSSSPALQKISQGLEAQQRVLDQLKHYLQERAAPFQRHMDEQRRHNDQAMKHLEKRLVPLRRYIHDETQHLGRVTAHLDSGLRDQFEAFEEVLASQRGLLEKANRYIEEQPQPLLAYLEGERQAIEMIYQDLEQRLDAFLQNLSEQQKIVDSLREPALTSEYEALAEYLEQRQRALAQYARSGEYRPAELFAQLEEAANRYKPLHPDQNTLFARVFEETRLADEKLREALSVPRTSPSQEPEGDDRPASPQDNSTEAFWKRVHERVPVRFGVAYTHAGRAIDGIGLNVSQSGMFIATERPVPPGAEVLLDFTPPGPSEPLSVHARVAWVCTQEGGSSAITGMGVQFLEYMLTPREMVR
- a CDS encoding PilZ domain-containing protein is translated as MNNPTDTRRSPRIPCDLPMEYELKGGRPQEGRITKLGTKGALLTTQEPVPPGAELVLRFRRPLSNRPTRIVCTVKYADQSGIGVEFSRLTSQEQEEIWKFHAKESARQRKSRS
- a CDS encoding PilZ domain-containing protein; the protein is MSSYTHVRRYPRFLTYLPVQCTTLNRGRAKARMITGKTKSISPGGLGLLLPDTIPLRTSVSVQVCQEEPLRGHVIWLYGPMSTDLGTRIPHGVAFDQPVDEDRIRQWVLNANHQAHPRVRVQINVEFTGAGKVRHGTCLNLSRGGMFITTMDDSPTPGVVTLLCFELHETSHMLLIPAEVAWMRGEASGPSTVTGMGVKFLEVNPSEDALIGAVVDRLRGEASSSPVSSLPPSP